Genomic window (Thiohalobacter sp.):
GTCCCCGCCGCCTCCCGGTTTTAACGCGAAGTTATTCAGGAGAAATCCATGGCACTCGAAGATATGCGCGAGCCGATCGAATCTGGATGCCCCGACGGCTTCCAGTACATGCACCCGGTCATGCGCAAGAACTACGGGCAATGGAAATGGCACGACCATCCCCGTCCCGGCGTTTTGCGTCACGTCGCCTACAGCGGCGACACCATCTGGACCGTCAAGGCCGGCACCCAGCGTATTCTCGACGTCTTCACCCTGCGCAAGCTGTGTGAAATCGGCGACGAATACGCAGACGGCTATGTCCGCTTCACCCTGCGTTCCAACATCGAATACATGGTCACCGACGAAGCCAAGGTCGAGCCGCTGATCAAGGCGCTCGAAGATGCCGGTTTCGTGGTCGGCGGCACCGCCAACTCGGTCACCATGATCTCCCACACCCAGGGCTGGCTGCACTGCGACATCCCGGGCACCGACGCCTCCGGCGTGGTGAAGGCGATGATGGACGAGCTGATCGACGAGTTCCGCAACTGCAACATGCCGAACCGCGTCCACATCACCACCTCCTGCTGCCAGATCAACTGCGGCGGCCAGGGCGACATCGCGATCAAC
Coding sequences:
- the dsrB gene encoding dissimilatory-type sulfite reductase subunit beta — its product is MALEDMREPIESGCPDGFQYMHPVMRKNYGQWKWHDHPRPGVLRHVAYSGDTIWTVKAGTQRILDVFTLRKLCEIGDEYADGYVRFTLRSNIEYMVTDEAKVEPLIKALEDAGFVVGGTANSVTMISHTQGWLHCDIPGTDASGVVKAMMDELIDEFRNCNMPNRVHITTSCCQINCGGQGDIAINVQHTKPPKINHDLVSNVCERPSVVARCPVAAIRPAMVNGKPSLEVDEKKCICCGACYPPCPPMQINDAEHTKLAIWVGGNHSNARGKPTFQKLVAAGIPNNPPRWPEATAIVKRILRAYKEGARDWERINDWIERIGWTRFFEVTGLPFTKYHIDNWRGARNSLNASAHIRF